AatggtatatttatattattaaaactgacgtaatttgtaattttaatgtcGTTTATAGTTTCAGATGATATCCGTACTCCGTACGAGAGTGGTGATCAATCCCAGCAGCCAAGTGAGAATAATGATACTAACAAACATGCTAAAACTAGTCTAACACCAAACGATGCACACAAAGTGGTCATAGAAGTTTCTGATAATGAAGAAGATAACAAAGGTAAATTAATgaatcttcaattttatttttgacaataaacaatttgtattaataaaatatcttatagACTTAAATTCCACAGAGAAATCTTTGGTCCGTCAACCATCAACTACAGAATACTTGCCAGGAATGTTACACACTGAATCTCCAGCTGGTTTGTTACCACAATTTTCGAGCTGGTCTCTAGTTTGTCTTGGACCAAGTAGTTTATATTCTCATAATTTGGGTTTACAACACCAGACTGGCGTATTGCCTACTTCTGCTTTCCTTCTACCATGGGATGTAACTGTGAGGTAGTTTAAAATGCAGtacatttagaaaaatttttaattttccaggAAATTCTATcatagttatattttatatattttgtatttgaaaGATTGGAACATCAAAAAGAAAGGGGTTCCCTATGGCCAACAATAGGCGATCATGGAGTACATGGTTACTGTCCAAGGGGGAAGAATTTTCAGAATTTAAATACTATTCGTGGTCGGAAATCTAAAGGTGGAAAAGAGTTTGTTGTAAAGATATTTGTTGGAGTGGAGTATGAATGTCCAAGAGGACATAGATTTATGGCATCTGCCCCTGACAAGGTTCTTAAAGCAACTGGAAATGGAATTGTAAAAGACAGTGGGAATAAAGTCACATCTAGCACAGCGGATATGCCTCTTTACTTCCCTTGCCCCTGCAGGTATGTAACTGTGAAAAAGATATTGTTACTCCAAACATAATCCTAATATTTGAACTTTTATAACTGCTTAGACAAACAAAGCCGCTAATAGCACAGCTAATGAGAATTCATGTGGTAACACCAAAAGCTCCTGTTCATGTCACACTGAATCCTAGGGTTCAACCAGGCCCACCACCGTGTCCAATTTTCGTAACTGGTTGTGACGAACCTATAAAACTATCTCAAAGTGCCTATTGGGTCTTAAGATTACCGTATCCTTCttaaatatatgttttcatCTAAGAGTTAACATACtaattatatcaattcttaaaaattccttaacataaaaatatagatatgtatatatggATGAGAAGGGACCGTATATAGCACCAAAAGATCCAGTGCCAATATCACATGGGAGATTATTAGCAGGAATGTATGGAATTAGTGAAGTAattttagataaaaaataatacagtatttaactttttataaataacacttTGTACAACACATGTgaattattttctgtaaatataatgttataagaagaataaatattatttttttcttaaattacatattttataaaatgaaaatatgaatgtaCTAAACTTTTTCCTGACATAACAGAATTTCTTTCAGAATCtatgaaatacattaaaaaatttaatacaaattcaaattgtaTAATGGGAAATACCTTTACTGGAATACATTGAATTAGGTTATCTCCCGGTTAATCGTTGTTTCAGCTTTTTCATCATTACATGCAATGACATTACAAAATAACGGCGCAAGCTTGTTTCAGGTATTCAAAATGTGTCACATAAAACATTTCTAAAactattaacataaaaaaaaccTTCATTTATTGACGAAAACTTTTGAAATAACACTTCACTTGACATTTCAGAAGAGAAACTGTTACGGCGCCAATCATTTGAGTAAGACTCACTGTGATTGGCTATTTATTTGGCGGTAAATAGAACGTCCTGAATCCGAATTTCTGATTTGTTAACGCTTCTAAAGAgagtgtttaaaattatttgattatgtAATCTATCTAAAAAGCTTACGTTTATTCTTAGTAATAACTAGAAATCACTTGTATGCATCATTTGTTGTTTATATCATCTTACAGATCATCTGCAATTGTaaaatgttaaagaaatttcaatttcaaaattttccgcCATCTTGTGCTCTAACGGTTACGAACACTATATGAGAGAAAATAAACACATGTCATCACGTTTCACCTGTAGAGCGGTTATTTTTGTCCGTTATACACTAGTGCTGTAAAATTTTTGATGACATGAATGAAACAGTCAATTTTCCtgaagttaaaaatattctgtcCTAAACTTTAATTCTTGTATCAGGAAATATAACGTTTGCATATCCAACATTACTGAGGAAAGTGTTTGTTGCATGTGATGACATTCtggaaaattactgatattattattttattaagtgtACGTTTTCCTGAGATATTGTATATAACATTTAAGCACTAAAAGTGTTATTTTAGATAATTTAAATTAGGTAtaacattagtaataattattgataaaagcTTGATAAAGAAAGCAAGTAGTAGAATTTCATTGGTTGTGCGTttagaaaatatggaaaaaatgGGGTATACATATTTGTTAGTATACCTTATTATCACAATAACTTGTCAGAGTGAAGCAAACACAATGTTTGGATGGATTTGGGGCAAATCTAACGATGAGAGCACTGTTTTGGTAGCCGATGGAATACCACTGGTTTCAATTCCCTATGAGTCCATGACAGAAGATGAAAAGTTTCTTCAAGAAGCAGCAAAATTTACTGAAATTCAAGTATCATCACCGTTGGAAACTTGTCAGCATAAAGTCATCATGAAGATTAGAACTTCTTGCTCCGAAATGACTGAAGAACAACTAGCCAAACTAAGTGTGAATCTATTGAACTGTCAGTCAGCTGTGGAAGGTAGGAAGATGTTTCCTTGCACAGAAGATATGGTAagttatatacaaaataaactaCTTGTtcgtttaatattgattttttaaaaattatattagattCTATCATGATACATTTCTAAATGTTTAACACTATaacattaatacaaaattatcaaaatactttgttataaaaaagttattattattatatatcatagtgaaagaaattgaattcattCACATATGTTACTATGTGACTTTGCAATGTGTGTGTTTGGCATATGCAGAGGGGTAGTTTTAGACATGTTCAGACCTGCAACTTCCCCCACTGAGAAACAGACCACCTCTGAGCTTTGTTCAGTTTCACTCTCATAACATAAAGTACCATTTACTTGTGAACATCTACTTGACTATACTGTTATAAATTGTGAATAAATCTTGCATTTTTAAGTTTGTAGTAATAGTTTATCTACTTTGTTCTGACTATACGTGTATGTGACTTCTGTGCTTCTTCATAGTCTCTGAAACAATGTACAACAGATATGGATGCAGATATGTGGAATGCATATCATTTAATGAGTAACAGAGCAAGAGCAGTTTGTTATGCAGCTCGTAGTACTCAATTTCGTGCTCTTACTGAATTGACTGTTAATAAGTTAATGCAAACTGCACATACGCAAATTCAAACGCTTGGTTCCTTAAaggtaattgtataaaaataaaaacgaattatATTAATGTCCATTGCACTGGTCATTTACCTAAAATCGATCAAATAATAATTCAGGAAAGCCAAGATCGTTTAGAAGAACAAACAGTGCAAGCATTATCTTCTTTATCTGAAggaaataaagtattattagaacaacaacaacatctAAAAGATGCACAAGTATCAGCCCAGCAATTAGTAACATCAAATCTAAGAGAATTATACAATGAAAAGGCCCTGATTAGAATGGGTCATAATCAGTTATCAACAATGGCAGAAGacataaaacagaaattagAACAAGCAAGTCAGAGCTTAGAGCAACAAGCTGTTGAACATAGTGAGAACCACAAAGAAATTCTTCaagatttaatgaatattcaagaaCAAGCCCAACTGATTTGGGATAAAATAGAATCCAGTACTAATCGTATATATGAACAACATGAAGAAGCACTTCTTCAATATGAAGAAACTTTAGAAAAATTAGGACGGATTAATGACACAATTCATTTTCTCTGGAATCTAACAAATTCCATGCGCGCAGAAGTGGATGAAAAACTTAGTTGGTTGACTAATTATATTGGTGACACTGGGGAACAAATGCATAGAATGTACCGTACAAGTCTACATGTTGTTTACTTACTGTGTGCTATGGTAATTGCTGCATTTCTCCATGCACCTCTGCTGACCAGGGTTACAATAATGGGATTAGTGCCATTGAACTTGGTATCATACTTAAAGCATGGTATGGATGCTTGCTTAGACTTTACATCGATGACTGTATTGATATTCTTAATCACAGCaagtatgtatttacatatgaAACAAAAGTATCGGCATACGTATCGAacaatactgaaaatattttcgattttacaGTGCATTTCGTCATGACCGGAATTCAACGTCTTTGTGCACCAAAGGCAACTATACACTCAGAACCTGTAcaaattactaataaaaatggCCTTGCAAATGGTACTGCACAAGACTACATATCGTCTTCGTGTGCAAGTCTTAAGTCGTCCGGGACACCATCTTCATCCCTATACACGAAACTGAAAAGAAGCATTGGGCGTATTTGCAATGTCAtttataatcaaataaattattgtatacgTAAGTTAGTAGCTTCAAAAGTTGCCATTGCATAACTTAACCCATCTTCCTTAATCAATCGTCTTTTCAGAAAAATGTGCTTCCTTGGTACAATCTGCAATCTCTTGGAGCAGGCAAAATTACAACCAACGCGAAGAATTGTCCTGTTCCTATATGCCATCCAAAAAACCCAGGGAGGATCTTATTTACAGTCGCCAAGGGGAGTTTCCTAGCATGATATCTGAGGACGCCACCGACTTCGAAAACTCTATAGCAGTAAATGAAAACGATGACAGTGTCAGTGACCTTGATCACCTGGTAGATGCAAATGAACTGAGAAGACGATTGAGGAAACTTGAAGGTTCTGGGAGCAGAGCTTCCTACGTTCAACGTTCCCCATCCAGAAGGTATGAAATAGACTTCAGAAAAAATGATCTATTATTCTAAATtaatcgttattaaatattaaacactaTTTTATAGCGTCAGTCCATCGTACGCAGTGCCTAGAGTTCTGTGTAGCGCTCTAACTAGAAGCGGAAGGAAATGCCGTTTGTTTGCCACTAATGGCAACTATTTTTGCTCAAGACACTCCGCCGGTACTTCCATAATAGGAGACTGAAAGATTTGCAATAGATTTTACGCGTAACAACCTTTGGATAAGGTAATTTGTAAATGGAATTTTAACGTGTGACAAAAATCAAAGTCTGAATAAGATAATAGTACAAGAAGGATAAAGACAGTAACTTTGTAAATTGCGTCTACTATGTAAATATCCATTATTTTATAACACTTACACTGCGTGCCTTGAATTAAATTTACGAGTACTTAGCCTGTTAAGTGAAGTGTATGTCCATGTGATCGGtagctatttatttttgtaaaacgtcgcatgtattaataaaagtatCAGAATAAGTATACACTGTCACATATAACAACCTTGTCCAAAATCATAAAGcttattaaatgaaaacacaTTAGAAATGTTAATCGAGTCTATTGACAGATCGCCATGTTGTATTGCGTGCAAATTGCGTTGGTAGTCAGTTCAAGGAACCTCGGGCTTCTGTCGAAACCGATTCCGGTTACCAGATTCCgcaaattacagtaatttttaCCATGATCAAATATCCTGAACCATTCGTTCGACACAGATTCACCCTTGaatggaacaaaaaaaaaatataaaatattgggaAAACAGTGAGAAAAGAAGTAATCCAACCATACCGTTACCACGCAGGTATCGTTCACTGTTTCAAAAGTGATCTTGATGGTCTCCATAGTTTTCATGTTCGATCCGAGATGAACAGCTCTGATCACATTAGTTTCATTCGCTTTTGGTTCATTAAGCtgttaaataaatcattctttATCGTATATTCTCGCAGCGTGGTGGGAagtgaatttaaaattattgttctCACTGTATAAAGGCACCTGGCATCATGTAAGCCACAGTTGACACTGGTCGACCAGTTGAGGATTTGCCACCTGAACTTTTGCATAGTGTGAGTACAAGGGTCTCTAAATTTCCTACCGAATAGAAACTAATATTACTTCATCTCCTTGTATCCTAAATTATAACATTggcataatatttattacaacaaattttaagaatatttagtatataTATAAAGTGTTAAATCACCAAAAAAGAATTGTCTATTTAATTCTGATTGAAGGATCTACTGAAAGATAGTTCTCCTATGCTTTAAAAACTGAAGTATagatttaatcccttgccctatgatttacttctcaactgtCTCAATTCAGCTAggtactttatcattaataattcattgaaaaaccgagaaaaatgtagacatattctatgtttgctctaaattataattactgataataaaagaataacatttaatttgaattcagaaggatcgaataatatttattcctattatattctctttaaaatcaccacgagtctgataaGTTGTTGCAAAGCAAGGGATTAATGAAAGAACTTCGTAATATAATATCGATTATTTGATTGAGAAAGTTCTTCCTAGGTTTTACATTGAAGAAAATTGATTGTGATCTTTTGCCAGTGGCGGAGTTCAAAAGGGCGCACCGAAATAACACGGTATCGGCCTTCTAAACGTTCTCATGGGCTTGAAAAGTGTGGTTCGTATATTTTTCAAGCAGTGTCGTCCAGCCAAAGGAAAATATACCAGCCTCGGGTTAGTAATATTGAGTTTCTCTATACGCAGGATTGTTTGCAGAAGCGGCTAGCAAGTAGACGGTTATCTTAGAACACATTTTTCTCAGGCTTTTACAGGACCAGACAAAACAATCACGCTAACCCATTAAAATACCccaaatttaaagaaacataCTGTTTCACATAGAATAAGTCCATCAAACAAAGATCTGATAATGTTCAAGTGAAAGTATACTAAAGTGTTCTCCTTTCTCCTCTTGGTCTCCTTGTTTTGTTGCTATTATTGTGTTTATTCGTTTACACTTACCATATAACAATGCACGATGCATGCAGCGGATAAGGGAAGAACAAAGCGATTAGAAGAGCACAGACTAGGACCATTGACAATCCAGTGATGCAATAGCTGAGATGTCTGCATTTTGGGTACTTGGTACAACCACTTCTAATCTCTATTGTGGATGAAACatcctctttttcttttgttttattggaGTCTTGGAAGAGAAAGAATGACttgattgaattaaattgttaatattcgataaacaatatttataacagcTATAATATCAGTGATTTATTGGTAAATTCATATGctattttggaaatattatttaaaaaaaaattaagcaaTTGCGTGCAATATAATGTcatgttaatttattatattgttttattacattatattattcataatatatattacaattgtaaatacaaagaaactttaatattaatattaaaaattgtaggaGTATCGAATGTTTGAAAAACGATTAAATTAATGAAGTTTCACAAGAATACCGTTTTGGTCTCCGGAATTGTGTAATTTCACATGCTTCAAACTGTTCACTTGTGAGTAAGGTGGCGGCGGACGCTTCGACATTGACCTCAGCTCCATGTACCCTTTGTACGTCGGCGGCTCGTCTTTTTTAGCATTTCCTTTCGACCTGACCATCACAAATCGATCATCCTAgatacaagaaaataaattctccaAAGTTCCATGAAAACTGTCAggagaaataattgaaagttaCGTGATTGTCGTTTCTTCTCACCACCTTTTTATCCAGTCATCGATAATACtacaacaaaatgaaaatattattacacaaattacaagaaattcaAATAGCCCTAGATTTTCTCCTGAAATCCGTATATTTACTTGAACTAACAAATTAATGTCCTTTTCTAATCCTCCacaatcaatttaaaataacaaaaaatacattacgtatttataaatatttattttatcaatgttAAATGACCTCCACATTTCcccaaagaaaatattataataatttaaagtcaaagaatattttaatcatttcttccaTTTAAATGAAGCTTGATTAAGTGACAAGTCTAATGAAATTAAGGAAGTATTTATGCATAAATTATCAAAGGGTCTAAGGTTTCTCAAGTTTGTTGTTTTATTCGATGTAAAGTCGTAGATGGTGACCGGCCATTTTATAAGAAGCCTTCGGGAGGCCTCGACTTCCCACGAGTGTAGATTGAATCATTTTTTCCGGGGATTTTTTTACGGTGTACGCTGACGCGTACGCGGTGTCCCTAATGAATACTATCTACGAAGATACGAGCCATAAATGTACTCGTCCCGACTGCtacttccttttcttcctctcGGGCAGCCTTGCCACTAATTTATCGACCGTCTGATTCATGTCTTAACATTAAAATCATTGTTCGCCGAATCGGACACTGGAAGaaacgaatattaatatttgtcgATCCTCGtctaaatacaataatttaccTGTATCTGACTCAAACCTGTGAAATACTATTTCTTCACATTATTATTACACGgtacaattttttgaaaatgataAACACAGTAATCTTTAGAAGTTGGCActagaaagaattaatatagCTATGTACTTTTACAGTTTACCCTTTGTTAACTTTGCTTGATAGATTAGCTGTGTATTGGTgagtattgtttattataaaaatctatacgACGATATTGTATactatttgaacattttaatagTTCCGTATAAACTTTTGGAGACAATAAAAACAGTAATTTTCAAAAGT
The window above is part of the Nomia melanderi isolate GNS246 chromosome 2, iyNomMela1, whole genome shotgun sequence genome. Proteins encoded here:
- the LOC116425922 gene encoding protein brambleberry isoform X1; the encoded protein is MEKMGYTYLLVYLIITITCQSEANTMFGWIWGKSNDESTVLVADGIPLVSIPYESMTEDEKFLQEAAKFTEIQVSSPLETCQHKVIMKIRTSCSEMTEEQLAKLSVNLLNCQSAVEGRKMFPCTEDMSLKQCTTDMDADMWNAYHLMSNRARAVCYAARSTQFRALTELTVNKLMQTAHTQIQTLGSLKESQDRLEEQTVQALSSLSEGNKVLLEQQQHLKDAQVSAQQLVTSNLRELYNEKALIRMGHNQLSTMAEDIKQKLEQASQSLEQQAVEHSENHKEILQDLMNIQEQAQLIWDKIESSTNRIYEQHEEALLQYEETLEKLGRINDTIHFLWNLTNSMRAEVDEKLSWLTNYIGDTGEQMHRMYRTSLHVVYLLCAMVIAAFLHAPLLTRVTIMGLVPLNLVSYLKHGMDACLDFTSMTVLIFLITAMHFVMTGIQRLCAPKATIHSEPVQITNKNGLANGTAQDYISSSCASLKSSGTPSSSLYTKLKRSIGRICNVIYNQINYCIQKCASLVQSAISWSRQNYNQREELSCSYMPSKKPREDLIYSRQGEFPSMISEDATDFENSIAVNENDDSVSDLDHLVDANELRRRLRKLEGSGSRASYVQRSPSRSVSPSYAVPRVLCSALTRSGRKCRLFATNGNYFCSRHSAGTSIIGD
- the LOC116425971 gene encoding uncharacterized protein LOC116425971, giving the protein MVRSKGNAKKDEPPTYKGYMELRSMSKRPPPPYSQVNSLKHVKLHNSGDQNDSNKTKEKEDVSSTIEIRSGCTKYPKCRHLSYCITGLSMVLVCALLIALFFPYPLHASCIVIWKFRDPCTHTMQKFRWQILNWSTSVNCGLHDARCLYTLNEPKANETNVIRAVHLGSNMKTMETIKITFETVNDTCVGESVSNEWFRIFDHGKNYCNLRNLVTGIGFDRSPRFLELTTNAICTQYNMAICQ
- the LOC116425922 gene encoding protein brambleberry isoform X3, which translates into the protein MFGWIWGKSNDESTVLVADGIPLVSIPYESMTEDEKFLQEAAKFTEIQVSSPLETCQHKVIMKIRTSCSEMTEEQLAKLSVNLLNCQSAVEGRKMFPCTEDMSLKQCTTDMDADMWNAYHLMSNRARAVCYAARSTQFRALTELTVNKLMQTAHTQIQTLGSLKESQDRLEEQTVQALSSLSEGNKVLLEQQQHLKDAQVSAQQLVTSNLRELYNEKALIRMGHNQLSTMAEDIKQKLEQASQSLEQQAVEHSENHKEILQDLMNIQEQAQLIWDKIESSTNRIYEQHEEALLQYEETLEKLGRINDTIHFLWNLTNSMRAEVDEKLSWLTNYIGDTGEQMHRMYRTSLHVVYLLCAMVIAAFLHAPLLTRVTIMGLVPLNLVSYLKHGMDACLDFTSMTVLIFLITAMHFVMTGIQRLCAPKATIHSEPVQITNKNGLANGTAQDYISSSCASLKSSGTPSSSLYTKLKRSIGRICNVIYNQINYCIQKCASLVQSAISWSRQNYNQREELSCSYMPSKKPREDLIYSRQGEFPSMISEDATDFENSIAVNENDDSVSDLDHLVDANELRRRLRKLEGSGSRASYVQRSPSRSVSPSYAVPRVLCSALTRSGRKCRLFATNGNYFCSRHSAGTSIIGD
- the LOC116425922 gene encoding protein brambleberry isoform X2; protein product: MTFWKITDIIILLSSEANTMFGWIWGKSNDESTVLVADGIPLVSIPYESMTEDEKFLQEAAKFTEIQVSSPLETCQHKVIMKIRTSCSEMTEEQLAKLSVNLLNCQSAVEGRKMFPCTEDMSLKQCTTDMDADMWNAYHLMSNRARAVCYAARSTQFRALTELTVNKLMQTAHTQIQTLGSLKESQDRLEEQTVQALSSLSEGNKVLLEQQQHLKDAQVSAQQLVTSNLRELYNEKALIRMGHNQLSTMAEDIKQKLEQASQSLEQQAVEHSENHKEILQDLMNIQEQAQLIWDKIESSTNRIYEQHEEALLQYEETLEKLGRINDTIHFLWNLTNSMRAEVDEKLSWLTNYIGDTGEQMHRMYRTSLHVVYLLCAMVIAAFLHAPLLTRVTIMGLVPLNLVSYLKHGMDACLDFTSMTVLIFLITAMHFVMTGIQRLCAPKATIHSEPVQITNKNGLANGTAQDYISSSCASLKSSGTPSSSLYTKLKRSIGRICNVIYNQINYCIQKCASLVQSAISWSRQNYNQREELSCSYMPSKKPREDLIYSRQGEFPSMISEDATDFENSIAVNENDDSVSDLDHLVDANELRRRLRKLEGSGSRASYVQRSPSRSVSPSYAVPRVLCSALTRSGRKCRLFATNGNYFCSRHSAGTSIIGD